From Penicillium digitatum chromosome 5, complete sequence, one genomic window encodes:
- a CDS encoding Fungal transcriptional regulatory protein, N-terminal, whose amino-acid sequence MFRFKCQIPGCTSTYRRKEHLRRHEAQHRGSHLRTCSTCGRVFSRSDSLRRHFRRDHEDPGRSLARATQACTRCRTAKARCQGGSPCTKCSSKGHLCIFHEPVHLEPAQEDLEEERWEHGSGDNGMNASDQIKPSIGNVAQVNHYVHLYFTHFHQHWPILHRHTFSIADEPQLLLHAVIMIGLWVSGSPAAQEGARSLHSKLKMAISAQQDNWARPPVEGEHDDEGLDSPISRWPIATYQGLNLSDRQILSALVATCLRNNIFYYPNMLTRYRNVESITCMWVGVEEIKSFAPLRSTVPHAGREESLEC is encoded by the exons ATGTTCCGGTTTAAATGTCAAATCCCGGGCTGTACCTCGACCTACCGTCGTAAAGAACATCTCCGACGTCACGAAGCGCAACACCGTGGAAGTCATCTTCGCACCTGTTCAACCTGTGGCCGTGTCTTTTCCCGCAG TGATAGTCTTCGACGTCATTTTCGCCGCGATCATGAAGACCCCGGGAGGTCTCTCGCTCGTGCCACACAGGCCTGCACAAGATGTCGCACGGCCAAAGCACGGTGCCAGGGAGGCTCGCCATGTACAAAGTGTTCCTCAAAGGGACACTTGTGTATCTTTCATGAACCGGTCCATCTCGAGCCTGCTCAAGAGGATCTAGAAGAAGAACGTTGGGAGCATGGTAGTGGAGATAATGGCATGAATGCTTCAGATCAGATCAAACCCTCAATCGGCAATGTCGCCCAGGTGAACCATTACGTACATCTTTACTTCACACATTTCCATCAACACTGGCCAATTCTGCATCGACATACCTTCAGCATTGCTGACGAGCCTCAACTGCTGCTTCACGCAGTGATAATGATCGGTCTCTGGGTCAGTGGGAGCCCGGCGGCGCAAGAAGGTGCTCGGAGTTTACATTCCAAACTAAAAATGGCGATTTCCGCACAGCAG GACAATTGGGCACGACCGCCAGTGGAAGGAGAACACGATGATGAAGGATTAGACAGCCCGATCTCACGATGGCCGATTGCAACCTACCAGG GTTTGAATCTGTCCGACCGTCAAATCCTCTCTGCTCTGGTCGCAACCTGTCTGCGCAACAACATCTTCTACTATCCGAACATGCTTACGAGATACCGAAATGTTGAGTCCATTACCTGCATGTGGGTGGGCGTTGAAGAAATCAAAAG TTTTGCACCTCTCCGCTCTACAGTTCCCCATGCCGGACGAGAGGAATCTCTGGAATGCTAG
- a CDS encoding Cation/H+ exchanger — MLHPILEISSVNVVLSLSGLYVLFIGLIAVNVKQRWYFGEALPAFIVGAVIGPFGAKLINVSQWGGDTDGEAEIGDITYGLTRMVIGIAMVKVGYELPKRYIRLHLVELTICLLPLMTIQWLMTSACIKLMIPKLSFLTSLIIGSCVICIDPVLSQAIAKGPFADQYVRRHLREFISAEAGGNDGLGFPFLLLSIAILRYADAPSREIVKPSFGKPTRDWIGEPSTGRFGGDVGRALAHWAVEGVLYMLVMGAGYGVLIGFLSRKALNGASTRLWIDKESFFSYPVAMGLFIVGTCGCFGSDETLACFVAGCALNWDGSYHFEVEKRHDSFNSTIENLLNSGTFIFLGAIMPWDQLHLPTRNGITIARLVGLGFLILIFRRIPAILMGYRFMPKVCENWKEALFMGYFAPIGVGAISYVEYARRLLPNPGESDPEINNLTAAMIPVVYWLVFFSIVIHGLSIPVLNCFYKWLQVPTVRDHPVEIILLSENEPVPNNSVVNRRDHSVILNNRFSCASNQRPYSDPEDQDCRGTDMMMPRSGETSSRGSLDRASTKGSSRELEQTVSTSNVV, encoded by the exons ATGCTGcacccaattctggaaattAGTAGTGTGAATGTTGTGCTTTCATTATCAG GATTATACGTCTTGTTTATTGGGTTGATTGCGGTGAACGTCAAGCAAAGATGGTATTTCGGCGAAGCTT TACCGGCTTTCATAGTCGGGGCTGTTATAGGGCCCTTCGGTGCGAAGTTGATCAACGTCAGTCAGTGGGGAGGAGACACCGACGGCGAGGCTGAGATTGGGGATATCACCTAT GGACTAACGCGAATGGTGATTGGCATCGCAATGGTCAAAGTCGGTTATGAGCTACCGAAACGATACATTCGGCTTCATTTGGTCGAACTCACCATCTGTTTGCTGCCATTGATGACGATCCAGTGGCTCATGACGTCGGCGTGTATCAAATTAATGATCCCGAAGTTATCATTC TTGACTTCCCTCATTATCGGATCGTGTGTCATATGCATTGACCCGGTTCTTTCACAGGCTATCGCCAAGGGCCCTTTTGCAGATCAATATGTCCGACGGCATCTTCGAGAGTTTATCTCAGCCGAGGCAGGTGGGAATGATGGCCTCGGGTTTCCATTCTTGCTTCTCTCTATTGCCATTCTTCGTTATGCCGATGCTCCGAGTAGGGAGATCGTAAAACCCAGTTTTGGAAAACCGACTCGAGATTGGATCGGTGAGCCTAGTACAGGTCGATTTGGTGGAGACGTTGGTCGAGCTCTGGCACACTGGGCTGTCGAGGGAGTGCTATATATGCTGGTCATGGGTGCTGGGTATGGTGTATTAATTGGGTTCCTGAGCCGGAAAGCCTTGAACGGGGCCTCAACAAG GCTTTGGATTGACAAGGAGAGCTTCTTCTCATATCCTGTTGCGATGGGT TTGTTTATCGTCGGTACCTGCGGCTGCTTTGGCTCCGACGAGACTCTCGCCTGCTTTGTTGCCGGCTGTGCATTGAACTGGGATGGGTCTTACCACTTCGAAGTCGAAAAGAGACATGACtccttcaattccacgaTCGAAAATCTCTTGAACAGTGGAaccttcatcttcctcggtgCAATCATGCCATGGGACCAACTTCACCTGCCTACTCGGAATGGCATCACGATTGCTCGGCTGGTGGGGCTCGGATTTCTGATTTTGATCTTCCGTCGCATCCCGGCGATCCTCATGGGATATCGATTCATGCCCAAGGTCTGCGAAAATTGGAAAGAGGCCTTGTTCATGGGATACTTTGCCCCAATTG GAGTTGGTGCTATCTCATATGTCGAGTATGCGCGACGATTGCTACCGAATCCTGGAGAGAGTGATCCGGAGATCAACAACTTGACTGCTGCCATGATACCTG TGGTTTATTGGCttgtcttcttctccatcgtGATCCACGGGCTGTCTATACCGGTCCTGAACTGCTTCTACAAGTGGCTCCAAGTCCCTACTGTTCGAGATCACCCGGTAGAGATCATTCTTCTGTCAGAAAATGAGCCTGTGCCTAATAACAGCGTGGTGAATCGCCGTGACCACTCGGTCATCCTCAATAACCGGTTTTCCTGTGCTTCGAACCAGCGCCCCTATTctgatcccgaggatcagGACTGTCGGGGAACAGACATGATGATGCCACGCAGTGGGGAAACTAGCTCCAGAGGCTCACTGGACCGGGCATCAACGAAAGGTTCGTCGCGCGAACTGGAGCAGACTGTATCTACTAGCAATGTAGTCTGA